From the Aerococcus viridans genome, the window TAAGTTGTTCATATTGTCTAATAGTAGGTCAACAATCACAATCAATTCTGCTTTAGTTAGTGGTTGGAATTCAATGATGGCATCGAAACGGTTCAAGAATTCAGGTTTAAAGTAGTCACCAATCTTGTTCATGACACTTTGTTGTTTACCTTGTTTGCTTGCGCCAAACCCAACACTTGCTTCCACGCCGTCTGAACCGGCGTTTGATGTCATGATGATTAAGGTATCTTTAAAGGATACAGTGCGACCTTGGGCGTCCGTTAAACGACCGTCTTCCATGATTTGTAGGAAGATATTTAAGACGTCTGGATGGGCTTTTTCAATTTCATCTAATAGGATGATTGAGTATGGTTGACGACGTACTTGCTCTGTTAATTGGCCAGCTTCATCGTAGCCTACGTATCCTGGAGGTGAACCAATTAATTTAGACACGGCATGTTTTTCCATGTATTCAGACATATCAAAGCGGACTAAGGCTTCGCGACGACCAAATAATTGAATGGCCAATTGACGTGCTAATTCGGTTTTACCGACACCAGTCGGGCCGACGAACAGGAAAGAACCGATTGGACGGTCTTGACGGCTTAAACCAACCCGGTTACGACGGATAGCTTTGGCAATGTGTTCTACAGCATCGTCTTGACCAATGACGTGTTGCTTCAAGTTTTCGTCTAGGTTGATTAGTTGGTTTTGCTCAGATTCTTGCAAGTCTGAAACAGGAATACCGGTTTTTGTTTCGATAATCGCTTGGATGTCGCTAGCAGTAACCGTTGGGGTCTTTTCAGTCACATTTTGGTTGCTATCATACATGCCTTGGTATTTATTTAATTGGTCACGGTAGTAGGCTGCTTTTTCATAATCTTCAGCTTCTGTGGCCATTTCTTTCAGTCTGGTTAATTCGTCAATTTGATTCTTCAACGATTCACGGTCTAAGAATGGAATGGTTAAATTCTTTTTAGAACCTGATTCATCTAATAGGTCAATCGCTTTATCTGGTAATTGACGGTCCGTGATATAACGGTCTGATAAGCGCACAGTTGCTTCAATGGCTTCATCACTATATTTCACGTTATGGAATCCTTCGTATTTTTCTTGAATACCTTTGATAATTTCCAGGGTTTCTTCTACAGAAGGTTCAGCTACCATGACTTGTTGTAGACGACGAGCTAGGGCGCCATCTTTTTCGATTTTTCTAAATTCACTTAAGGTTGTTGCACCCACTAATTGGAGTTCACCGCGGGCTAAAGCCGGTTTTAAGATATTACCAGCGTCTAGTGAACCACCTTCAGTTGAACCAGCGCCGACAATTTCATGGATTTCATCTATAAATAGAATGATGTTTTTATTTTCGCGGACTTCATTCATTAATTGTTGCATTTTTTCTTCGAATTGGCCGCGGATACCAGTACCTTGAACAAGTGAAGCGACATCTAATTGGATGACTTCTTTGTTGCGTAATTTTTCTGGTACAGCGTGCTCAACAATTTTTTGGGCTAGGCCTTCGACAACGGCTGTTTTACCGACACCCGGTTCACCAATTAGAACAGGATTGTTTTTTGTACGACGGTTCAGGATTTCAATCACTCGGATAATTTCATCGTCTCGACCGATAATTGGGTCGATCAAACCAGCCTTGGCTTGGTCAGTCAAGTTGGTTCCGTAATTGCCTAAGATAGAATCGTCATTGTTGCCACCTTTGCCAGGTTGAGCTTGGGCTTTATTTTGCGAATTTCCAGAAAAGCCTTGTTGTTGCATTTGACGTAATAGGTCATCAAAGCTGTAGCCGCCAAAGGGGTTATTACTATTATTGTTATTTAATTTATTTGTTTGTTTACCTTGAGATAGCTGTGAGTAGCATGTTTGGCAGAGGTTTACCGCTTCACGTCGTCCATTCACATTTGCGTATACATGAATGACAGCGTCGCGTTCGCCACAGTTTTGACATAACATATAAGCACTTCCTTTATTTAATGCTAGAGCGATTGCCTGCAATTTTTATATTCGCAGCATATAAATATAACTGCTAATATCTATACCTGAATAATTCATAGCTCTAAATTTAAGCTATTTTTTTGAACAAAGTGCCTATATTTAAATTAGGCAGATACATTCTTCCAAAATAATGTGTTTTCGAACAGGATATATACGGAAGAAGGCTGTAATAAAAATTATTTGTCTATTTAAGGGCAGACTGACCCCTTGGAAAAATAGGTTAAAAATTTTTACGATAACTAGCCTAAATCCATTGCCTAGATCGCCGTAGGCGTTCAAAAACCTTATAAAATTCAGTTTGATACACATGATAACTCGACAGTTTGAGATAGACTTGTCTACCTGTTTTAACGAGTTTTCCGGCAACTTTAAGCAATGTCAATCGTATAGAATGAATCGTCATCCCCCGATTGACTTGTTCAAATCCAATGGTCTTTAAAAAATTGACGAGGTTGTAAGCCAGGACACTGATCATCATTCTGACATGATTTTCCAGGAAACGCGGACTATCTGTTTTGTCAAAATAAAAGCCTGATTTCGCTTCTTTGATGAAATTTTCCATTGTTCCACGCTTGCCGTAAAGAGAGAATATGACTTCAGGCGAGACATTATCGGATAGATTCGTCACAATGAATGCGTGGTGAAAAAGAAGCTCTCCTGCTTCACGGATTGATCGAATACAAACGCGACGGGGTTTTGACCAGGATTGTGCTTGATAAGGGAGTGAAAAATACTGTATTTCTCGGTCTTCCCATTTTTTATTATCCCCATAAAGAACAGAGTGTTCAGCTAACTGACTTAACCTCCGATTGCTCTTTAATCGGATAACGTACTGGCTTTCAGTTGCTTCACAAGATTCATACACCTCTGGTGTGGCGAAGCCGCTGTCACCCCGAACCAATATCTCGGTATGAGGTAACGTGCTCTTGTAGTGGTGTAACAGCGGGTCGATAAAGGCTTTTACCCCTTTAGACGTGTACTGATTGCCTGAACGCAGTTCAGCTTTTAGGAAATCTCCGGTCAATCCGTCAAATGCAACTAATGGGTGATAGCCGTAGGTTTGATAATGGGCATTATAATCTGTTTGTTCTTGGCGTCCAAAGGTATCCGAATGTGTGGAATCGACATCAATGATTAACTCGGTGTCATTGCGAATCAAACGCGCTTTATCAATCAGCGACTGATTTAATGCTTGGAGTTGATCCATGTTCTCCTCGGTGAAACGATCTAAAAACCGAGAGATTGACGATTGTGAGGCCAACTCTTTTTTACCGAGTACAGCTTGAAAGACTGGATCCTGTCTTAATAGATTAGCTGATGAGTCTGCCGAGTACCCAGCAATTAACTGCATAATGAGTTGTTCTAATATCGCTAAGTTATCATGTGTGAAGTAAACACGTTTGTCTTTAATATGGAGCCACTGTTTAGCTACGTGTGAAAAGTCGAAGGTATTCATCACCTCTTTAACTAAGACCAAACCCGAATCACTCGATAAGCGACCACCTGTATGTGAAATAGTCAAATTTGAATTGAATTTTACCTGGTTTTTGTGTAAGCTAGTCATGAGAAGAACTCCTTTCTTTTGGTTGGTTTCGACACCTTTACCATATCAGAATGGGGTTCTTTTTGCATCACTTAACAGGTGAAAATGAAAAAGTAAATGAAGACTGCCGTTAGGCAGTTTCAGACGGTTTGAAGTCAAAGTATGAATTATTCAGGTCTATATTATACTCTGACCAATTTTGACTTTCAACCAAAAAGCTTAAACAAAAATTATTCCTGTAGTATTCAAGGGAAAAACCTTGTGGAAACGCTATTTTTTTGGTAAATTATTAATGAAAGAGTTTTCTAGTTATGGTATAGTCTAATTTGTGACATTTTACTTTTCAAATAGATAAGCTATAATAACTCTTGCCTATTTATAAAGGTATGAATAAAACATTTAAAAGGAGATTTTTGATTATGCAAAAACAAGAATTTAACATTACAGCTGAAACTGGTATCCACGCACGTCCTGCAACTTTATTGGTGCAATCTGCAAGCAAGTTCAACTCAGATATTAACTTAGAATACAAAGGTAAATCTGTAAACTTGAAATCTATCATGGGCGTAATGTCTTTAGGTGTAGGTCAAGGTTCTGACGTTGTAATCACTGCTGAAGGTGATGACGAAGAAGAAGCAATCCAAACAATTGCTGAAACTATGAAAAACGAAGGGTTATCAGAATAATATGACTAAACTAACAGGAATCGCGGCTAGTGATGGCGTTGCCATCGCTAAAGCGTTCTTAGTTGAAGAACCTGATTTAAGTTTTGAAATTTCAAAATCTAACGATTCACAACAAGAAAAAGAACGCTTAGCAAAAGCTATAGCTGACTCAAAAGTAGAAATCGAAAAAATTAAAGCGGTTGCATCTAAAGCCTTGTCAGAAGAGGAAGCGCAAGTCTTTGACGCGCATTTAATGGTCCTTGAAGATCCGGAATTGCAACAAGCTTACACGCAAAAAATTGAAGATGAAACATTGAACGCGCAATCTGCAGTTCGTCAAACAGCTGATTTCTACATCGAAATCTTCAAAGGTATGGAAGACAATCCTTATATGCAAGAACGTGCAGCTGACATCAAAGATGTTACTGACCGTTTAGTAGCGCATTTATTAGGTGTTAAAATTCCTGACCTTTCAACTATCGATGAAGAAGTAGTTGTGGTGGCTTATGACTTAACGCCAAGTGATACAGCACAATTAAATCGCCAATTTGTTAAAGGTTTTGCGACTGATATCGGTGGACGTACGTCACATTCAGCAATCATGTCTCGTTCATTAGAAATTGCTGCTGTTGTAGGGACTGGTAATGTTTCTAAAGAGATCAATGACGGTGACATTGTCATTGTTGATGGTTTAAATGGTGATGTTATTGTAAATCCTGATGACGCAACCATCGCAGAATACGAAAAAATTGCTGCCGACTTCTTAGCTCGTAAAGCTGAGTGGGAAAAACTTAAAGACGCTGAGACTTTAACTAAAGACGGCAAGAAATTCGAAATCGCTGCCAACATCGGTACGCCAAAAGACTTAGAAGGTGTACACTCAAACGGTGCTGAAGCAATTGGTTTATACCGTACTGAGTTCTTATACATGGATTCAGACGAAATGCCAACTGAAGATGAGCAATTCGAATCTTACAAAGTTGTTTTAGAAGGAATGAATGGTCATCCAGTCGTTGTTCGTACAATGGACATCGGTGGGGACAAACACTTACCTTACTTACAATTACCAGAAGAAATGAACCCATTCTTAGGTTATCGTGCAATCCGTATCGGATTAAACCAACCTGAATTATTACGTGTACAATTACGTGCCTTATTACGTGCGTCTGTATACGGTTCATTACGCATCATGTTCCCAATGATTTCTAATTTACCTGAATTCCGCGCTGCGAAAGCGATTTACGAGGAAGAAAAAGCTAAATTAGAAGCAGAAGGTGTTGAAGTTGCGGATGACATCCAAGTGGGTATCATGATTGAAATCCCAGCAGCTGCTGTGATTGCTGATCAATTCGCTAAAGAAGTGGACTTCTTCTCTATCGGTACTAACGACTTAATCCAATATACAATGGCGGCTGACCGTATGAACGAACACGTTTCATACCTATACCAACCATTTAATCCATCTGTATTACGATTAATTAAAAACGTTATCGATGCGAGTCATAAAGAAGGTAAATGGACTGGTATGTGTGGTGAAGTGGCCGGTGAACCAATGGCTGCCCCATTATTAGTAGGTATGGGCTTAGATGAATTCTCTATGTCTGCATCTTCTGTACTGAAAATCAGATCATTAATTTCTAAATTAGATTCAAACGAAATGGCTGAATTAGCCAACAAAGTGGTTACAGAAGCAACTTCTTCAGACGAAGCTGAAGCTTTAATTAAAGCAGCAGTTCCTGAATTAGCTGACCTATAATCATTTCAAATAAACAGACTGAAAACCTCACTGAGATCATGGATCTTGATGGGGTTTTCTCTTTGTCTAAATGAAAATGTCACACAAAGATATTCCTTATCGTATTCTTTACAATTAAGTTGCCGTCAGGTGATTTTTTAATCACAATTTTTCTGTTATGATAGGATATATGACAGAATTAAAACAAAAAGGGCATCTAAGGAGTGTTTAGATGAATATCGCGGTCTTTACCGATACCTACTTTCCACAAGTAAGTGGGGTCGCTACCTCAATTCAAACATTAAAAGAAACGTTTGAGGATAATGGACATCAAGTATATATTTTTACGACATCTGATCCAAAGGCAGAAATGGAAGACCATGTCTTTCGCTATGAATCAGTTCCTTTTCTATTCTTCAAGGATAGACGAGTGGCGATTCCTTCTTTTGCGTCTATTTATCGTAAATGCAAAGAGTTAGCAATCGATATTGTCCATACCCAAACGGAGTTCTCTATGGGGTTGATGGGGGTAAGCGTAGCACGCTATATGAGGATTCCGCTAGTGCACACTTATCACACTTGGTATGAAAAATACCTTCATTATATTTTAAATGGCAAATTAATTTCTCGAAAAACGGTCGTTCATTTGTCTAAACTTTTCTGTGATCAAGCTGATTTAGTCATTTCACCTAGCGAGCAGATGAAAGATGTTTTAAGAGACTATCAAATTCAAAAACCTATTCATGTCTTGGCAACCGGGGTAAAGTTACCTAAGGAAATTGACCAAGATGTCTTAATCAACTTTAGACAAAGCTGGGGTATTGCACAAGATGAGTATTTACTATTATCGATTAACCGTATTGCTGAAGAAAAAAACTTAATCGCGATTATCGAGCAATTTCCTCAGGTGCTGACGGATATTCCAAATGCTAAGTTGTTACTTGCAGGGGACGGGCCACAGTTAGAAGAGTTAAAAGCTTTAACAGCTAAACTCAATTTGATGGATAAAATCATTTTCCCAGGCTTTGTATCTCATGACCAAGTCAATGTCTTGTACCAAGCGGCGGATGTTTATGTGAACTTATCGACTTCGGAGACGCAGGGCTTAACATTTATTGAAGCCATCACCAACCATCTACCGGTGATCGCCATGAAGACGCCTTACCTAGCGGCCCTTGAAGATATTGCACCGTTCGGTCATTTACTAACGGAAGTGACAGATTTTCCCAAATCTGTGAAGGCTATTGAAACGGCGCAATCTTCATTAACAGAAGGTTTAGCACCATTGATTTACCATGTGTCGGCGGATGCTTTCTATGAGGACTTGTACCATATTTACCAGTACATGATTGAATTGCAGTCAGAGAAACCTAGAAATCTAATTGGACGAAGTGTTTATCTATCTTCTTCTTTTGCAGAACTGCATAGGCCCTTGAAGTGGACTAGTAAGTACTTTCCGTCCTTCTATATTCGCAGAAAAGACGAATAGTCAGTATGAATATGGGGCGTCATTTTTCAATGAGAAGGCTTTGCTGAAATTAATTCATTTCTCATGCACTTAAAGGTTTTTTATTCACCCAAAGAGTGTTAAAATGACAAAGATAAGAAGGCGAAAGGAGATTATTATGCAATCATCTCGATTAGAAGCAATTATTACCCGATTAAAAGCGATGCTTTCTGATGACTCAGAAATCGAAATACGTCGTTTTGAAAAAGAGGGCGTTGAAAAGTGTATTGTACGCTTTAACAAAGAGTCTGAAAGTTTTGAATTAGAGGACTTAACAATCAACGAAACTTTCCAATTTGATGACATTGATTTAGTCGCAATGGAAATCTACGAGTTAATTCAATAATTAACCAATTCAGTTGAAATAGTAGGGTGACCTACTAGAACTACCAATATGGCAGACATTCTGTGTCGTATAGAGGGTCGTGGCATCACGATCCTTTTTTATTTATATGGAGTAGAGGGAGTTTAACATGTCAGATTCAATGAAATTATCGCGTGCTATCGCCTTTTTTAAGGACAATGGCAGCGCAACAACCATTACACAAGAAAATGTCGCAGACGAGGTCATCATTAATCGCATCACATTTGACTCGCGTGCGGTGACAGCCAACACCTTATTTGTGTGTAAGGGGCTCAATTTTAAAGCTTCTTACTTAAAAGATGCTGTTGACCGTGGGGCAGTGGCCTACCTGTCAGAACAAGATTACGCAGCCGACATCCCAGGTATTATCGTTGAAGATATCCGCCTAGCGATGGCTCAGCTTGCCAATTTTTTCTACCAATCGCCGTGGCAAGACGTGGCCATTTCAGGGATTACAGGTACCAAAGGCAAAACCACCACAGCTGGTTTCGTTAACCAAATTTTGACCCTAGACAGTCAGGAAAAAGGACAACCACTACCTGGTTTCGTGTCATCTACCTTTAACTATGATGGCCTTGAAAAAACACCATCAACCCTTACCACGCCTGAAGCCATGGATTTATATGAAATGCTGGCGACTATGCGGGACAATGGGGTAAAGCGGGCAACTATGGAAGTATCCAGCCAAGCCTTAAAATACCACCGCGCTGATGACGTGAAGATGGAAGTGGTGGCCTTTTTGAATATTTCACCAGACCATATTTCGCCAGTTGAACATCCGACATTTGCTGATTACTTCCAGTCAAAATTACGGATTTTTGACCACGGTAAAGT encodes:
- a CDS encoding YkuJ family protein, producing MQSSRLEAIITRLKAMLSDDSEIEIRRFEKEGVEKCIVRFNKESESFELEDLTINETFQFDDIDLVAMEIYELIQ
- a CDS encoding IS1380 family transposase; its protein translation is MTSLHKNQVKFNSNLTISHTGGRLSSDSGLVLVKEVMNTFDFSHVAKQWLHIKDKRVYFTHDNLAILEQLIMQLIAGYSADSSANLLRQDPVFQAVLGKKELASQSSISRFLDRFTEENMDQLQALNQSLIDKARLIRNDTELIIDVDSTHSDTFGRQEQTDYNAHYQTYGYHPLVAFDGLTGDFLKAELRSGNQYTSKGVKAFIDPLLHHYKSTLPHTEILVRGDSGFATPEVYESCEATESQYVIRLKSNRRLSQLAEHSVLYGDNKKWEDREIQYFSLPYQAQSWSKPRRVCIRSIREAGELLFHHAFIVTNLSDNVSPEVIFSLYGKRGTMENFIKEAKSGFYFDKTDSPRFLENHVRMMISVLAYNLVNFLKTIGFEQVNRGMTIHSIRLTLLKVAGKLVKTGRQVYLKLSSYHVYQTEFYKVFERLRRSRQWI
- a CDS encoding glycosyltransferase, which encodes MNIAVFTDTYFPQVSGVATSIQTLKETFEDNGHQVYIFTTSDPKAEMEDHVFRYESVPFLFFKDRRVAIPSFASIYRKCKELAIDIVHTQTEFSMGLMGVSVARYMRIPLVHTYHTWYEKYLHYILNGKLISRKTVVHLSKLFCDQADLVISPSEQMKDVLRDYQIQKPIHVLATGVKLPKEIDQDVLINFRQSWGIAQDEYLLLSINRIAEEKNLIAIIEQFPQVLTDIPNAKLLLAGDGPQLEELKALTAKLNLMDKIIFPGFVSHDQVNVLYQAADVYVNLSTSETQGLTFIEAITNHLPVIAMKTPYLAALEDIAPFGHLLTEVTDFPKSVKAIETAQSSLTEGLAPLIYHVSADAFYEDLYHIYQYMIELQSEKPRNLIGRSVYLSSSFAELHRPLKWTSKYFPSFYIRRKDE
- a CDS encoding phosphocarrier protein HPr; translated protein: MQKQEFNITAETGIHARPATLLVQSASKFNSDINLEYKGKSVNLKSIMGVMSLGVGQGSDVVITAEGDDEEEAIQTIAETMKNEGLSE
- a CDS encoding ATP-dependent Clp protease ATP-binding subunit; the protein is MLCQNCGERDAVIHVYANVNGRREAVNLCQTCYSQLSQGKQTNKLNNNNSNNPFGGYSFDDLLRQMQQQGFSGNSQNKAQAQPGKGGNNDDSILGNYGTNLTDQAKAGLIDPIIGRDDEIIRVIEILNRRTKNNPVLIGEPGVGKTAVVEGLAQKIVEHAVPEKLRNKEVIQLDVASLVQGTGIRGQFEEKMQQLMNEVRENKNIILFIDEIHEIVGAGSTEGGSLDAGNILKPALARGELQLVGATTLSEFRKIEKDGALARRLQQVMVAEPSVEETLEIIKGIQEKYEGFHNVKYSDEAIEATVRLSDRYITDRQLPDKAIDLLDESGSKKNLTIPFLDRESLKNQIDELTRLKEMATEAEDYEKAAYYRDQLNKYQGMYDSNQNVTEKTPTVTASDIQAIIETKTGIPVSDLQESEQNQLINLDENLKQHVIGQDDAVEHIAKAIRRNRVGLSRQDRPIGSFLFVGPTGVGKTELARQLAIQLFGRREALVRFDMSEYMEKHAVSKLIGSPPGYVGYDEAGQLTEQVRRQPYSIILLDEIEKAHPDVLNIFLQIMEDGRLTDAQGRTVSFKDTLIIMTSNAGSDGVEASVGFGASKQGKQQSVMNKIGDYFKPEFLNRFDAIIEFQPLTKAELIVIVDLLLDNMNNLLANQDIHVNVDDKVKERLVELGYDPKLGARPLRRVIQNQIEDQVADTYLKNSDIHEINFTTNTDDEIVVSVSENENENS
- the ptsP gene encoding phosphoenolpyruvate--protein phosphotransferase, whose product is MTKLTGIAASDGVAIAKAFLVEEPDLSFEISKSNDSQQEKERLAKAIADSKVEIEKIKAVASKALSEEEAQVFDAHLMVLEDPELQQAYTQKIEDETLNAQSAVRQTADFYIEIFKGMEDNPYMQERAADIKDVTDRLVAHLLGVKIPDLSTIDEEVVVVAYDLTPSDTAQLNRQFVKGFATDIGGRTSHSAIMSRSLEIAAVVGTGNVSKEINDGDIVIVDGLNGDVIVNPDDATIAEYEKIAADFLARKAEWEKLKDAETLTKDGKKFEIAANIGTPKDLEGVHSNGAEAIGLYRTEFLYMDSDEMPTEDEQFESYKVVLEGMNGHPVVVRTMDIGGDKHLPYLQLPEEMNPFLGYRAIRIGLNQPELLRVQLRALLRASVYGSLRIMFPMISNLPEFRAAKAIYEEEKAKLEAEGVEVADDIQVGIMIEIPAAAVIADQFAKEVDFFSIGTNDLIQYTMAADRMNEHVSYLYQPFNPSVLRLIKNVIDASHKEGKWTGMCGEVAGEPMAAPLLVGMGLDEFSMSASSVLKIRSLISKLDSNEMAELANKVVTEATSSDEAEALIKAAVPELADL